In Ooceraea biroi isolate clonal line C1 chromosome 13, Obir_v5.4, whole genome shotgun sequence, a genomic segment contains:
- the LOC105277285 gene encoding cytochrome P450 9e2 isoform X2, whose protein sequence is MIYAIILSVIAGALGLYYYFFKTVNIFKEHGIPHIPPQPLLGMVKYLIRRQSITEFAKLMYNINPHATYVGMYDFTKPVVVLRDPELIKLITSKHFDTFMDHRDFVDETQDVLFGKSLFSLRGDRWRQVRALLSPAFTSSKMKGMFKLMSECGADFGTYLAQMPPEKRTMEMKDVFGRYTVDVIATCAFGVSVDSMRNPTNDFYVYGTEAAGFNIIMFLKFLVFYTTPWLARLLKLKFIRDQVKNFFGDLVETTIRTREEKGIVRPDMLQLMMESRGKEGKPDMTIDDMMSQAFIFFLGGFDSTSAAMCFAAHEIAINSDVQEKLQNEIDNVLEETSGQAPYDAINNMEYLDAVVNETLRMYPVAILTDRVCLNDFELPPALPGAKPYTIKKGDGIWIPMYGLHHDPKYFEEPEKFDPDRFLGERKKHSLNCGAYFPFGSGPRMCIGNRFALLEMKALLFHLLARCSLKPCEKTSVPIKFAKDGFNMHAEGGFWLNVSPRENIHHATVRNAFNETACDL, encoded by the exons ATGATATATGCAATAATCTTGTCGGTGATAGCGGGCGCTCTGGGCCTATATTACTATTTCTTCAAGACTGTGAATATCTTCAAGGAGCATGGAATACCTCATATACCGCCGCAACCCTTACTAGGAATGGTGAAATACTTAATTCGCCGTCAGTCAATAACTGAATTTGCCAAATTGATGTACAACATAAATCCTCATGCCACGTACGTCGGCATGTATGACTTCACCAAGCCAGTCGTAGTGCTTCGTGACCCTGAGCTCATTAAACTCATCACGTCAAAACATTTCGACACGTTTATGGATCATCGCGACTTCGTTGATGAAACTCAGGATGTCCTATTCGGCAAGAGCCTCTTCTCCCTTCGCGGAGACAGATGGCGACAAGTTCGAGCTTTACTGAGCCCAGCTTTCACGTCCAGCAAGATGAAAGGTATGTTCAAGCTGATGTCGGAGTGCGGCGCCGACTTCGGCACGTACCTAGCGCAAATGCCCCCGGAAAAGAGGACGATGGAAATGAAGGATGTATTCGGCAGATACACCGTGGACGTAATCGCTACTTGCGCCTTCGGCGTCAGCGTTGATTCGATGAGAAATCCAACCAACGATTTCTATGTATACGGCACAGAAGCGGCCGGTTTCAACATCATCATGTTCCTAAAATTCCTTGTGTTCTACACTACGCCTTGGTTAGCACGACTGCTGAAACTGAAATTTATCCGAGACCAAGTAAAGAATTTCTTCGGCGATCTCGTCGAAACCACCATAAGGACTAGAGAGGAGAAGGGTATCGTCCGACCGGATATGCTGCAGTTGATGATGGAGAGCAGGGGCAAAGAGGGTAAACCAGATATGACTATCGACGATATGATGTCGCAGGCATTCATCTTCTTCTTGGGCGGTTTCGATAGCACTTCGGCCGCGATGTGCTTCGCCGCTCACGAGATCGCGATAAACTCCGACGTACAAGAGAAACTTCAAAATGAGATCGACAATGTTTTGGAGGAAACAAGCGGACAAGCACCTTACGACGCCATCAATAATATGGAATACCTGGACGCCGTGGTCAACGAGACGCTCAGGATGTATCCGGTTGCTATACTGACGGACAGAGTGTGCTTGAACGATTTTGAACTGCCACCGGCTTTGCCAGGGGCGAAACcctatacaataaaaaaaggagatgGCATATGGATACCTATGTATGGGCTCCATCACGATCCCAAGTACTTCGAAGAGCCGGAGAAGTTCGATCCGGACAGATTTCTGGGAGAGCGGAAGAAACATAGCCTCAACTGTGGCGCATATTTCCCTTTTGGTTCGGGCCCCAGAATGTGCATCGGCAACAGATTCGCATTGTTAGAGATGAAAGCGCTGCTCTTTCACTTATTGGCGCGTTGCAGCTTGAAGCCTTGCGAAAAGACATCAGTACCGATCAAATTTGCTAAAGACGGCTTTAATATGCATGCTGAAGGTGGTTTCTGGCTGAACGTATCGCCACGGGAAAATATACATCATGCTACTGTGAGAAACGCTTTCAATGAGACGGCATGCGACCT ATGA
- the LOC105277285 gene encoding cytochrome P450 9e2 isoform X1, producing MIYAIILSVIAGALGLYYYFFKTVNIFKEHGIPHIPPQPLLGMVKYLIRRQSITEFAKLMYNINPHATYVGMYDFTKPVVVLRDPELIKLITSKHFDTFMDHRDFVDETQDVLFGKSLFSLRGDRWRQVRALLSPAFTSSKMKGMFKLMSECGADFGTYLAQMPPEKRTMEMKDVFGRYTVDVIATCAFGVSVDSMRNPTNDFYVYGTEAAGFNIIMFLKFLVFYTTPWLARLLKLKFIRDQVKNFFGDLVETTIRTREEKGIVRPDMLQLMMESRGKEGKPDMTIDDMMSQAFIFFLGGFDSTSAAMCFAAHEIAINSDVQEKLQNEIDNVLEETSGQAPYDAINNMEYLDAVVNETLRMYPVAILTDRVCLNDFELPPALPGAKPYTIKKGDGIWIPMYGLHHDPKYFEEPEKFDPDRFLGERKKHSLNCGAYFPFGSGPRMCIGNRFALLEMKALLFHLLARCSLKPCEKTSVPIKFAKDGFNMHAEGGFWLNVSPRENIHHATVRNAFNETACDL from the coding sequence ATGATATATGCAATAATCTTGTCGGTGATAGCGGGCGCTCTGGGCCTATATTACTATTTCTTCAAGACTGTGAATATCTTCAAGGAGCATGGAATACCTCATATACCGCCGCAACCCTTACTAGGAATGGTGAAATACTTAATTCGCCGTCAGTCAATAACTGAATTTGCCAAATTGATGTACAACATAAATCCTCATGCCACGTACGTCGGCATGTATGACTTCACCAAGCCAGTCGTAGTGCTTCGTGACCCTGAGCTCATTAAACTCATCACGTCAAAACATTTCGACACGTTTATGGATCATCGCGACTTCGTTGATGAAACTCAGGATGTCCTATTCGGCAAGAGCCTCTTCTCCCTTCGCGGAGACAGATGGCGACAAGTTCGAGCTTTACTGAGCCCAGCTTTCACGTCCAGCAAGATGAAAGGTATGTTCAAGCTGATGTCGGAGTGCGGCGCCGACTTCGGCACGTACCTAGCGCAAATGCCCCCGGAAAAGAGGACGATGGAAATGAAGGATGTATTCGGCAGATACACCGTGGACGTAATCGCTACTTGCGCCTTCGGCGTCAGCGTTGATTCGATGAGAAATCCAACCAACGATTTCTATGTATACGGCACAGAAGCGGCCGGTTTCAACATCATCATGTTCCTAAAATTCCTTGTGTTCTACACTACGCCTTGGTTAGCACGACTGCTGAAACTGAAATTTATCCGAGACCAAGTAAAGAATTTCTTCGGCGATCTCGTCGAAACCACCATAAGGACTAGAGAGGAGAAGGGTATCGTCCGACCGGATATGCTGCAGTTGATGATGGAGAGCAGGGGCAAAGAGGGTAAACCAGATATGACTATCGACGATATGATGTCGCAGGCATTCATCTTCTTCTTGGGCGGTTTCGATAGCACTTCGGCCGCGATGTGCTTCGCCGCTCACGAGATCGCGATAAACTCCGACGTACAAGAGAAACTTCAAAATGAGATCGACAATGTTTTGGAGGAAACAAGCGGACAAGCACCTTACGACGCCATCAATAATATGGAATACCTGGACGCCGTGGTCAACGAGACGCTCAGGATGTATCCGGTTGCTATACTGACGGACAGAGTGTGCTTGAACGATTTTGAACTGCCACCGGCTTTGCCAGGGGCGAAACcctatacaataaaaaaaggagatgGCATATGGATACCTATGTATGGGCTCCATCACGATCCCAAGTACTTCGAAGAGCCGGAGAAGTTCGATCCGGACAGATTTCTGGGAGAGCGGAAGAAACATAGCCTCAACTGTGGCGCATATTTCCCTTTTGGTTCGGGCCCCAGAATGTGCATCGGCAACAGATTCGCATTGTTAGAGATGAAAGCGCTGCTCTTTCACTTATTGGCGCGTTGCAGCTTGAAGCCTTGCGAAAAGACATCAGTACCGATCAAATTTGCTAAAGACGGCTTTAATATGCATGCTGAAGGTGGTTTCTGGCTGAACGTATCGCCACGGGAAAATATACATCATGCTACTGTGAGAAACGCTTTCAATGAGACGGCATGCGACCTGTAA
- the LOC105277286 gene encoding cytochrome P450 9e2-like, whose amino-acid sequence MIYAIILSVIAGALGLHFFFKKMSLFKEHGIPHIKPLPIVGNMGSFFFRRQSLTEFAKMMYEVNPDAKYIGMYDFSNPIIVLRDPELIKLITLKHFDTFMDHRSFIDETQDILFGKSLFSLRGDRWRQVRALLSPAFTSSKMKSMFKLMSECGADFGTYLAQTPPEKRAMEMKEVFSRYTVDVIATCAFGVSVDSMRNPNNDFYVYGREAANFDTIMFIKFFIYNTMPWVARILKMNFVRDQVKNFFHDLVETTIRTRDEKGIVRPDMLQLMMESRGKEGKPDLTIDDMMSQAFVFFFGGFDSTSAAMCFAAHEIAINSDVQEKLQNEIDNVLEETNGQAPYDAINNMEYLDAVVNETLRMYPVAVVTDRLCLNDFELPPALPGAKPFTMKKGHGLWIPMYGLQHDPKYFEEPEKFDPDRFLGERKKNSLNCSAYLPFGSGPRMCIGNRFALLETKALLFHLLARCSLKPCEKTSVPIKFAKDGFNMSAEGGFWLNVSPRENIHYTISRNATNEKTCDL is encoded by the coding sequence ATGATATATGCAATAATCTTGTCAGTAATAGCGGGCGCTTTGGGCCTCCACTTTTTCTTCAAGAAGATGAGTCTCTTCAAGGAGCATGGAATACCACACATCAAGCCGCTTCCCATAGTTGGTAACATGGGATCATTCTTCTTTCGCCGTCAGTCATTAACTGAATTTGCCAAAATGATGTACGAGGTAAATCCTGATGCCAAGTACATCGGCATGTATGACTTCTCCAACCCAATTATAGTGCTTCGTGACCCAGAGCTTATTAAACTCATCACGTTAAAGCATTTTGACACGTTCATGGATCATCGCAGCTTCATTGATGAAACTCAGGATATCCTATTCGGCAAGAGCCTCTTCTCCCTTCGCGGAGACAGATGGCGTCAAGTTCGAGCTTTACTGAGCCCAGCTTTCACGTCCAGTAAGATGAAGAGTATGTTCAAATTAATGTCGGAGTGCGGTGCTGACTTCGGCACTTACCTAGCGCAAACGCCGCCGGAAAAGAGAGCGATGGAAATGAAGGAAGTTTTCAGCAGATACACCGTTGACGTAATCGCTACTTGCGCCTTCGGCGTTAGTGTTGATTCGATGAGGAATCCAAACAACGATTTCTATGTATACGGCAGAGAAGCGGCCAACTTCGACACCatcatgtttataaaattctttatatacaACACTATGCCTTGGGTAGCACGAATACTGAAAATGAACTTTGTCCGCGACCAAGTAAAGAATTTCTTTCACGATCTCGTCGAAACCACCATAAGGACTAGAGATGAGAAGGGTATCGTCCGACCGGATATGTTGCAGTTGATGATGGAGAGCAGGGGCAAAGAGGGTAAACCAGATTTGACTATCGACGATATGATGTCACAGGCGTTTGTCTTCTTCTTCGGCGGTTTCGATAGCACTTCGGCCGCGATGTGCTTCGCCGCTCACGAGATCGCGATAAACTCCGACGTACAAGAGAAACTCCAAAACGAGATCGACAATGTTTTGGAGGAAACAAACGGGCAAGCACCTTACGACGCCATCAATAATATGGAATACCTGGACGCTGTGGTCAACGAGACTCTCAGGATGTATCCGGTTGCTGTAGTGACGGACAGGTTGtgcttgaatgattttgaacTGCCACCGGCTTTGCCGGGTGCGAAACCCTTTACTATGAAAAAAGGACATGGCCTATGGATACCTATGTATGGGCTTCAGCACGATCCCAAGTACTTCGAAGAGCCGGAGAAGTTCGATCCGGACAGATTTCTGGGAgagcggaagaaaaatagcctCAACTGCAGCGCATACCTTCCTTTTGGTTCGGGTCCCAGAATGTGTATCGGTAACAGATTCGCATTGTTAGAGACGAAAGCGCTGCTCTTTCACTTATTGGCGCGTTGCAGCTTGAAACCTTGCGAAAAGACATCAGTACCGATCAAGTTTGCGAAAGATGGCTTTAATATGAGTGCTGAAGGTGGTTTCTGGCTCAACGTGTCGCCACGggaaaatatacattatactaTTTCGAGGAACGCTACTAATGAGAAGACATGCGACCTATAa
- the LOC109610840 gene encoding cytochrome P450 9e2-like: MIHVIILSVIAGALGLYYFFFKKTNLFKQHGIPHNKPLPIIGNVESFFFRRQSITEFAKMMYDVDSDAKYVGMYDFTKPMIVLRDPELIKLITLKHFDTFMDHRDFIDETQDILFGKSLFSLRGDRWRQVRALLTPAFTSSKMKSMFKLMSECGAEFGTYLAQTPPEKRAMEMKEVFSRYTVDVIATCAFGVSVDSMRNPNNDFYVYGREVAKFDTAMFIKFYIYNTMPWLARILKLKFVRDQVKNFFHDLVETTIRTRDEKGIVRPDMLQLLMENRGKEGKPDLTIDDMISQAFVFFFGGFDSTSAAMCFAAHEIAINSDVQETLQNEIDNVLEETNGQAPYDAINNMEYLDAVVNETLRMYPVAIMTDRVCLNDFELPPALPGAKPYIIKKGDGLWISMVGLHHDPKYFEEPKKFDPDRFLGERKKNSLNCGAYLPFGLGPRMCIGNRFSLLETKALLFHLLARCNLRPCEKTSVPIKFAKDGFNMKAEGGFWLNVSPRENIHHTIARSTTNEKT; this comes from the coding sequence ATGATACATGTAATAATCTTGTCGGTGATAGCGGGCGCTCTGGGCctttattactttttcttcAAGAAGACGAACCTCTTCAAGCAGCATGGAATACCACACAACAAGCCGCTTCCCATAATTGGAAACGTGGAATCATTTTTTTTTCGCCGTCAGTCAATAACGGAATTTGCCAAAATGATGTACGACGTAGATTCTGATGCCAAGTACGTCGGCATGTATGACTTCACCAAGCCAATGATAGTGCTTCGTGACCCAGAGCTTATTAAACTCATCACGTTAAAGCATTTTGACACGTTTATGGATCATCGCGACTTCATTGATGAAACGCAGGATATCCTATTCGGCAAGAGCCTCTTCTCCCTTCGCGGAGACAGGTGGCGACAAGTTCGAGCTTTACTGACCCCAGCTTTCACGTCCAGCAAGATGAAGAGTATGTTCAAATTAATGTCGGAGTGCGGTGCCGAATTCGGCACTTACCTAGCGCAAACGCCGCCGGAAAAGAGAGCGATGGAAATGAAGGAAGTTTTCAGCAGATACACCGTTGACGTAATCGCTACTTGCGCCTTCGGCGTTAGTGTTGATTCGATGAGGAATCCAAACAACGATTTCTATGTATACGGCAGAGAAGTAGCCAAGTTCGACACCGCcatgtttataaaattctatatataCAACACTATGCCTTGGTTAGCACgaatattgaaattgaaatttgtcCGCGACCAAGTAAAGAATTTCTTTCACGATCTCGTCGAAACCACCATAAGGACTAGAGATGAGAAGGGTATCGTCCGACCGGATATGTTGCAGTTGCTGATGGAGAACAGGGGCAAAGAGGGTAAACCAGATTTGACTATCGACGATATGATATCGCAGGCGTTTGTCTTCTTCTTCGGCGGTTTCGATAGCACTTCGGCCGCGATGTGCTTCGCCGCTCACGAGATCGCGATAAACTCCGACGTACAAGAGACACTTCAAAATGAGATCGACAATGTTTTGGAGGAAACAAACGGGCAAGCACCTTACGACGCCATCAATAATATGGAATACCTGGACGCTGTGGTCAACGAGACTCTCAGGATGTATCCGGTTGCTATAATGACGGACAGAGTGTGCTTGAACGATTTTGAACTGCCACCGGCTTTGCCAGGGGCGAAACcctatataattaaaaaaggagaTGGCTTATGGATATCTATGGTTGGGCTTCATCACGATCCCAAGTACTTCGAAGAGCCGAAGAAGTTCGATCCGGACAGATTTCTGGGAgagcggaagaaaaatagcctCAACTGTGGCGCATACCTTCCTTTCGGTTTGGGTCCCAGAATGTGTATCGGCAACAGATTCTCATTGTTAGAGACGAAAGCGCTGCTCTTTCACTTATTGGCACGGTGCAACTTAAGGCCTTGCGAAAAGACATCAGTACCGATCAAATTTGCTAAAGATGGCTTTAATATGAAGGCTGAAGGTGGTTTCTGGCTGAACGTGTCCCCACGAGAAAATATACATCATACTATTGCGAGAAGCACTACTAATGAGAAGACATGA
- the LOC105277290 gene encoding LOW QUALITY PROTEIN: uncharacterized protein LOC105277290 (The sequence of the model RefSeq protein was modified relative to this genomic sequence to represent the inferred CDS: substituted 3 bases at 3 genomic stop codons), giving the protein MIYTILLSVIAGVLGLYYFFFKNVNFFKKHGIPHITPLPLVGNMGLCFIHRQSMAELIKSTYDVDLDARYVGMYDLTRPVIMLRDPELIKLVTLKHFDTFMDHRSFFDETQDILFANILFSKGLFFLRGERWRQVRALLSPAFTSSKLKGMFKLMSECGADFGVYLAQMPSEKRMMEMKEVFTRYNSDVIAACAFGVNVDSMRNPENEFYVYGKEATTISGIMFLKLYVLRSLPWLARILGLKIARDQVINFFRDLVATTIKIRGEKGIVRPDMLQLMMESRSKEGERNLTLEDMVSQAFGFFFGGFDSTSTLMCFAAHEIAINPDIQETLQDEIDKVLEETNGQATYDAINNMEYLDAVVNETLRMYPVLPVMDRLCLNDFELPPTLPGMKPFTLKKGQGVWIPAYGLQHDPKYFEESEKFDPKRFLGERKTNSLNCGAYLPFGSGPRMCLGNRFALLETKVVFFHLLARCDLKPCEQTRAPLKLTKGFNMKAEGGFWLNVSPRTNIHHTIEKRXXCDIQIMXANYEHGIPHIPPQPVIGIVKYLIRRQPITEFAKLMYNINPDAKYVGTYDFTKPVVVLRDPELIKLITSKHFDTFMDHRDFVDETQDVLFGKSLFSLRGDRWRQVRALLSPAFTSSKMKGMFKLMSECGADFGTYLAQMPPEKRTMEMRDVFGRYTVDVIATCAFGVSVDSMRNPTNDFYVYGTETADINITMFLKLLVFYTTPWLARKLKLSFFGDQVKNFFRDLVETTIRTRDEKGIVRPDMLQLMMESRGKEGKPDMTIDDMISQAFIFFLGGFNSTSAAMCFAAHEIAINSDVQETLQNEIDKVLEETNGQGTYEAINNMEYLDAVVNETLRMYPVAILTDRVCLNDFELPPTLPGTKPYTIKKGDGLWIPMYGLHHDPKYFEEPKKFDPDRFLGERKKNSLNCGAYLPFGSGPRMCIGNRFALLETKALLFHLLARCDLKPCEKTSVPIKFAKDGINMNAEGGFWLNVSPRKNIHYTIARNTTTEKT; this is encoded by the exons atgatatatacaatattgttATCGGTGATAGCGGGCGTTCTGGGTCTCTATTACTTTTTCTTCAAGAATGTGAATTTCTTCAAGAAACATGGAATACCACACATAACGCCACTTCCCTTAGTTGGAAACATGGGACTATGTTTCATTCACCGCCAATCCATGGCTGAACTCATCAAATCAACGTATGACGTAGATCTTGATGCGAGGTACGTCGGCATGTATGACTTGACCAGGCCAGTCATAATGCTTCGTGACCCTGAGCTTATTAAACTGGTCACGTTAAAACATTTCGACACGTTTATGGATCATCGCTCCTTCTTTGACGAAACACAAGATATATTATTCGcaaat atattattTAGCAAAGGCCTCTTTTTCCTTCGCGGAGAAAGATGGCGACAAGTTCGAGCTTTATTGAGTCCAGCTTTCACGTCCAGCAAACTGAAAGGTATGTTCAAGCTGATGTCGGAGTGCGGAGCCGACTTCGGCGTTTATCTGGCTCAAATGCCATCGGAGAAGAGAATGATGGAAATGAAAGAAGTGTTTACCCGATATAACAGTGACGTAATCGCCGCATGCGCTTTCGGCGTTAATGTTGATTCTATGAGAAACCCAGAAAACGAGTTCTACGTGTATGGTAAAGAAGCGACCACTATCAGCGGTATCATGTTTCTGAAGTTGTACGTATTGAGGAGCTTGCCTTGGCTGGCCCGAATACTCGGACTGAAAATTGCCCGCGACcaagtaataaatttcttccgCGATCTCGTCGCAACAACCATAAAGATTAGAGGTGAGAAGGGTATCGTCCGACCGGATATGTTGCAGTTGATGATGGAGAGCAGGAGCAAAGAGGGTGAGCGAAATTTGACTCTCGAAGATATGGTATCACAGGCATTCGGCTTCTTCTTCGGCGGTTTCGATAGTACTTCGACCTTAATGTGCTTCGCTGCTCATGAAATTGCGATAAACCCCGACATACAAGAGACACTTCAAGATGAGATCGACAAAGTTTTGGAAGAAACAAACGGGCAAGCAACTTACGACGCCATCAATAATATGGAATATCTGGACGCTGTGGTCAACGAGACTCTCAGGATGTATCCTGTTCTTCCAGTGATGGACAGATTGTGCTTGAACGACTTTGAACTGCCACCGACATTGCCAGGGATGAAACCCTTCACTCTAAAAAAAGGTCAAGGCGTATGGATACCGGCGTATGGGCTCCAACACGATCCTAAATACTTTGAAGAATCAGAAAAGTTTGATCCCAAGCGCTTTCTTGGAGAACGGAAGACCAATAGCCTCAACTGTGGTGCATATCTTCCTTTTGGTTCGGGCCCCAGAATGTGCCTCGGCAACAGATTCGCATTGTTGGAGACGAAAGTAGTGTTCTTTCACCTGTTAGCTCGTTGCGACTTGAAACCTTGCGAACAAACAAGAGCACCGCTCAAGCTTACCAAAGGCTTTAATATGAAGGCTGAAGGTGGTTTCTGGCTCAACGTATCGCCACGAACAAATATACATCATACTATTGAGAAACGCTAATAATGCGACATACAAATTATGTAAGCAAATTAT GAGCACGGAATACCTCACATACCGCCGCAACCCGTAATAGGaatcgtgaaatatttaatacgccGTCAGCCAATAACTGAATTTGCCAAATTGATGTACAACATAAATCCTGATGCCAAGTACGTCGGCACGTATGACTTCACCAAGCCAGTCGTAGTGCTTCGTGACCCTGAGCTCATTAAACTTATCACGTCAAAACATTTCGACACGTTTATGGATCATCGCGACTTCGTTGATGAAACTCAGGATGTCCTATTCGGCAAGAGCCTCTTCTCCCTTCGCGGAGACAGATGGCGACAAGTTCGAGCTTTACTGAGCCCAGCTTTCACGTCCAGCAAGATGAAAGGTATGTTCAAGCTGATGTCGGAGTGCGGCGCCGACTTCGGCACGTACCTAGCGCAAATGCCCCCGGAAAAGAGGACGATGGAAATGAGGGATGTATTCGGCAGATACACCGTTGACGTAATCGCTACTTGCGCCTTCGGCGTCAGCGTTGATTCGATGAGAAATCCAACCAACGATTTCTATGTATACGGCACAGAAACGGCCGATATCAACATCACCATGTTCCTAAAACTCCTTGTATTCTACACTACGCCTTGGTTAGCACGAAAGTtgaaactgtcatttttcgGCGACCAAGTAAAGAATTTCTTCCGCGATCTCGTCGAAACCACCATAAGGACTAGAGATGAGAAGGGTATCGTCCGACCGGATATGCTGCAGTTGATGATGGAGAGCAGGGGCAAAGAGGGTAAACCAGATATGACTATCGACGATATGATATCGCAGGCATTTATCTTCTTCTTGGGCGGTTTCAATAGCACTTCGGCCGCGATGTGCTTCGCCGCTCACGAGATCGCGATAAACTCCGACGTACAAGAGACACTTCAAAATGAGATCGACAAAGTTTTGGAAGAGACAAACGGGCAAGGAACGTACGAAGCCATCAATAATATGGAATACCTGGACGCTGTGGTCAACGAGACGCTCAGGATGTATCCGGTTGCTATACTGACGGACAGAGTGTGCTTGAATGACTTTGAACTGCCACCAACATTGCCAGGGACAAAACcctatacaataaaaaaaggagatgGCTTATGGATACCTATGTATGGGCTCCATCACGATCCCAAGTACTTCGAAGAGCCGAAGAAGTTCGATCCGGACAGATTTCTGGGAgagcggaagaaaaatagcctCAACTGTGGCGCATACCTTCCTTTCGGTTCGGGTCCCAGAATGTGCATCGGCAACAGATTCGCATTGTTAGAGACGAAAGCGCTGCTCTTTCACTTACTGGCGCGTTGCGACTTGAAGCCTTGCGAAAAGACATCAGTACCGATCAAGTTTGCTAAAGATGGCATTAATATGAATGCTGAAGGTGGTTTCTGGCTGAACGTGTCGCCAcggaaaaatatacattatactaTTGCGAGAAACACTACTACTGAGAAAACATGA